A DNA window from Cutaneotrichosporon cavernicola HIS019 DNA, chromosome: 2 contains the following coding sequences:
- a CDS encoding uncharacterized protein (Sugar (and other) transporter) — MSDATNTIGLTPNLIQAGIDIDPVLLAEGLETIRQEKNETLGETFRLHWRAILWSMTLSLALVMDGYDGSITTAFYGLPAFLERFGVKNSKGKLVIDANYQTAIANILIPGNFLAFWVVGAATKRWGMRPVYAGGMVLITLIIFLFVFLQSIQMLLVAQLLVGFCWGLFHTLTAAYAAEICPIRLRGMAVSFISFCWGTGGFIAAGLNRAALDIQGDWSWRLPYCLQWIWPVPLFFAAIYAPESPYWLVRVGKIDQAKKCLTRIRSPGYWDSHSLDGYIEFIRHTDHLESAESSKGSFMEMFKGTNLRRTEIMLGVWTIQQWSGLSLTGYAIVFLKSVGWSTTAAFNLNMVITAMNLVGCALELFVINRFGRRPLILWGMTMLMTLLLLIGILGSVPFNHHVIQAIASFLILLNLIFHATIGPVTYTVAAEIPSSRLRQRTVAFGRGWYVANGVATGQLTPRMVNPKTTPGAWGWGAKAGYFYFGVAVVVTTWAYFRMPETGGFSFAELEILFANKVNARKFTKQHIHDEMAAGDSAFDTKPGEMDDDLKAIPQLEHNEYAK; from the exons ATGTCTGACGCAACTAACACTATTGGCCTAACACCCAACCTCATCCAGGCTGGCATCGACATTGATCCGGTGCTCCTTGCGGAAGGATTGGAGACAATTCGGCAGGAGAAGAACGAGACGCTTGGCGAGACGTTCCGGCTTCATTGGCGGGCGATTCTCTGGAGCATGACACTGTCCCTCGCGCTTGTCATGGACG GTTACGATGGATCGATCACCACGGCATTCTACGGTTTGCCTGCATTCCTGGAACGCTTTGGTGTCAAGAACTCAAAGGGCAAGCTTGTCATTGATGCAAACTACCAGACTGCCATTGCAAACATTCTCATTCCTGGCAACTTTTTGGCCTTTTGGGTTGTGGGTGCGGCCACAAAGCGCTGGGGTATGCGCCCAGTGTATGCAGGTGGCATGGTCCTGATCACCCTCATCATTTTCCTGTTCGTCTTCCTGCAGAGCATCCAGATGCTGCTCGTCGCTCAGCTGCTCGTCGGATTCTGCTGGGGTCTCTTCC ACACGCTCACCGCCGCATACGCTGCCGAGATTTGCCCGATCCGCCTTCGTGGCATGGCCGTCTCCTTCATCTCATTCTGCTGGGGCACTGGTGGATTTATCGCCGCGGGCCTGAACCGCGCTGCCCTCGACATTCAAGGCGACTGGTCGTGGCGCCTTCCCTACTGCCTCCAGTGGATCTGGCCGGTGCCGCTCTTCTTTGCTGCCATCTACGCCCCCGAAAGCCCTTACTGGCTCGTCCGTGTTGGCAAGATTGATCAAGCCAAGAAGTGCCTCACTCGAATCCGTTCGCCTGGCTACTGGGACTCGCACAGCCTCGACGGATACATCGAGTTTATCCGCCACACCGACCACCTCGAGAGTGCCGAGTCGTCCAAGGGCTCGTTCATGGAAATGTTCAAGGGCACCAACCTGCGCCGCACAGAGATCATGCTCGGTGTCTGGACTATCCAACAATGGTCTGGCCTCTCGCTCACCGGCTACGCAATCGTCTTTCTCAAGAGCGTTGGATGGAGCACTACGGCGGCATTCAACCTCAACATGGTTATTACTGCTATGAacctcgtcggctgcgCATTGGAGTTGTTCGTCATCAACCGATTCGGCCGTCGCCCACTCATCCTCTGGGGCATGACCATGCTCATGACGCTCCTTTTGCTTATCGGCATTCTTGGGAGCGTCCCGTTCAACCATCACGTTATCCAGGCCATTGCGTCGttcctcatccttctcAACCTCATCTTCCACGCTACAATTGGCCCTGTCA CCTACACCGTCGCTGCTGAGATTCCCTCCTCACGTCTCCGCCAGCGCACCGTGGCCTTTGGTCGTGGCTGGTACGTCGCCAACGGCGTCGCTACCGGTCAGCTCACTCCGCGCATGGTCAACCCAAAGACTACCCCTGGCGCTTGGGGATGGGGTGCAAAGGCCGGCTACTTTTACTTTGGCGTCGCTGTGGTCGTTACTACATGGGCCTACTTCCGTATGCCAGAGACCGGTGGCTTTTCCtttgccgagctcgagattCTCTTCGCCAACAAGGTCAACGCGAGAAAGTTTACCAAACAGCACATCCacgacgagatggccgCTGGTGACTCGGCATTCGACACCAAGCCGGGagagatggacgacgacctcaaAGCCATTccccagctcgagcacaACGAGTATGCCAAGTGA
- a CDS encoding uncharacterized protein (Bacterial signalling protein N terminal repeat), giving the protein MSGLHFLPDGTLNRTDPLVLANEKLAQYYSQGHGNPVPIDPIPGVIVASILVSILGSYATLLVLGRRTSPRGARNLALLLLAAVCFAAVAVWGMHFVSMISIRLNATRGLSHIGLKESDIGQVVWYITFSPGMTVLSLFVPLVATAFAFWFLASEVEFNYWRGLISGIIVGLTIGLMHYSAAFKLPYLAPEYTTVTVVFSLILACIAATVALGLFFRLREQWQDSFWKRCVCALALATAVCGMHYLGLGGARYFVKQNIAFPEKGAVLESATKGPWVLLSGKSQANRLTVAIGVMCACIIALSAAIAILDYLIRRDIRNKARHIVVASAAFDPTGKLLVRHDGTIPMQIIQTDADLSRVLNELDPRRPTFQWLYQLSFNWQIVTPFVPRILREIANRGKTTETPPPPTSDRSMNRSVWEQLLFRSRFVEACVLLAHQLDLSIESLGVMFDRVLTTGTRQQSPGDALGDEKNLKADDESSIHGITVHLTASEGVMLFIVRTIGHGNPASHDVPSAEKQLGVSSDNVDSYLVRGYRLTETRFFSKTLADNMGVSKQEMDVFLSACKTYAKRGTRAVVQSGGAYLGLFGVRPTSDNGLDVLVYNFARHQIPAYRLPDVSYPLTPSMRAFIRDCANLSMGEVLQRCNDAVQAAENSDNGSILSLDETLYEFQAAIAVAVEALTTALRCWPDLQVTARLSPEILGLPTSDSDDKLPAQMIVFEVVLGAPEARITPVQSRASGVQAPGVRSGRHDSDKPPAPFVYTPYNLFTKSQTMLMRARGRQDFNRASQADLGRLYPFIANDVAAELREAEEKKRRANGRFTSRMSKISKGLSVDTSGRAPSFREGAHEMEMPVSPGSEPDAVPPAGVRKVGDGFGRKAGSVKTDRFEEEEDLRSQTTTDAPGPAVYGDIRLKAEGWYSRSMRTMERNDRGGLLNGVDLSE; this is encoded by the exons ATGTCGGGCCTCCACTTCCTTCCAGACGGCACTCTCAACAGGACAGACCCCTTAGTCTTGG CAAACGAGAAACTTGCACAGTACTATTCTCAAGGCCATGGCAACCCCGTCCCAATCGATCCCATCCCCGGTGTCATTGTCGCCTCCATCCTTGTCTCCATCCTCGGCTCCTATGCCActctccttgtcctcggccgaCGCACCTCAccccgaggagcgcgcaacctcgctctccttcTACTCGCCGCTGTGTGCTttgccgccgtcgctgtTTGGGGCATGCACTTTGTCTCCATGATTTCCATCCGTCTCAACGCAACCCGAGGTCTCAGTCACATCGGTCTGAAGGAAAGCGACATCGGACAGGTCGTGTGGTACATCACT TTCTCTCCAGGTATGACGGTTCTTTCACTCTTCGTACCTCTTGTCGCCACCGCGTTCGCGTTCTGGTTCCTCGCGTCTGAGGTTGAGTTCAACTACTGGCGCGGCTTGATCTCTGGTATCATTGTCGGCCTCACCA TCGGCCTCATGCACTATTCGGCTGCGTTCAAGCTTCCGTACCTCGCCCCAGAGTACACGACCGTCACAGTAGTGTTCTCGCTCATCCTGGCGTGTATTGCAGCAACTGTTGCTCTTGGCCTCTTCTTCCGACTGCGTGAGCAATGGCAGGACTCGTTCTGGAAGCGCTGCGTCTGTGCGCTTGCCCTCGCGACCGCCGTTTGCGGCATGCACTACCTCGGGTTGGGCGGCGCCCGCTACTTTGTCAAGCAGAACATTGCTTTCCCCGAGAAGGGTGCCGTGCTGGAGTCTGCTACCAAGGGCCCGTGGGTTCTTCTCTCCGGCAAGTCGCAGGCCAACCGTCTCACCGTTGCCATTGGCGTCATGTGCGCGTGCATCATTGCCCTCTCCGCGGCCATTGCCATTCTCGACTACCTCATTCGTCGCGACATCCGTAACAAGGCCCGCCACATTGTcgtcgccagcgcggcTTTCGACCCGACTGGCAAGCTCCTCGTGCGTCACGACGGTACCATTCCCATGCAGATCATCCAAACGGACGCCGACCTCTCACGCGTCCTTAACGAGCTGGacccccgccgccccaCCTTCCAGTGGCTCTACCAACTCTCGTTCAACTGGCAGATTGTCACGCCATTCGTGCCGCGCATCCTGCGCGAGATTGCCAACCGTGGAAAGACGACCGAGacaccgcctcctccgacCTCTGATCGCAGCATGAACCGCTCGGTCTGGGAGCAGCTCCTCTTCCGTTCCCGCTTCGTCGAGGCATGTGTGCTGCTTGCTCACCAGCTCGACCTATCGATCGAGTCGCTCGGTGTCATGTTTGACCGGGTCCTCACCACCGGTACCCGGCAGCAGAGTCCGGGTGACGCCCTCGGGGATGAGAAAAacctcaaggccgacgacgagagctCGATCCACGGCATCACGGTCCATCTCACGGCGTCTGAGGGTGTCATGCTCTTCATCGTCCGCACTATCGGCCACGGCAACCCTGCGTCGCACGACGTGCCTTCTGCTGAGAAGCAGTTAGGCGTCTCGTCGGACAACGTCGACTCGTACCTCGTCCGTGGTTACCGACTAACCGAgacgcgcttcttctccaagACGCTTGCCGACAACATGGGTGTCTCGAAACAGGAGATGGACGTATTCCTCTCGGCCTGCAAGACGTACGCCAAGCGTGGTACTCGCGCAGTTGTCCAGTCTGGTGGCGCGTACCTCGGTCTCTTTGGTGTGCGCCCGACATCTGACAACGGTCTCGACGTCCTTGTTTACAACTTTGCTCGTCACCAAATCCCAGCCTACCGCCTGCCCGACGTCAGCTACCCGCTCACTCCCAGCATGCGCGCGTTCATCCGCGATTGTGCCAATCTATCAATGGGCGAGGTGCTACAGAGATGCAACGACGCAGTGCAGGCTGCGGAGAACTCGGACAACGGCTCGATTTTgtcgctcgacgagacgCTGTACGAGTTCCAGGCCGCCATTGCGGTCgctgtcgaggcgctcacTACTGCGCTACGTTGCTGGCCCGATCTCCAAGTGACGGCCCGCCTGTCGCCTGAGATCCTCGGTCTGCCGACATCGGACAGTGATGACAAGCTCCCTGCCCAGATGATCGTgttcgaggtcgtccttggcgccCCTGAAGCGCGTATCACTCCAGTACAGTCGCGCGCCTCAGGTGTCCAGGCTCCAGGTGTCCGCTCGGGTCGTCACGACTCTGACAAGCCCCCGGCCCCCTTTGTCTACACGCCCTACAACCTCTTCACCAAGTCGCAGACTATGCTCATGCGTGCGCGTGGCCGCCAAGATTTCAATCGCGCCTCCCAAGCTGACCTGGGGCGTCTTTACCCCTTTATTGCCAATGACGtggccgccgagctgcgcgaggccgaggaaaAGAAGCGCCGCGCGAACGGCCGCTTCACCTCGAGAATGTCCAAGATTTCCAAGGGCCTTTCGGTCGACACATCTGGCCGCGCTCCCTCGTTccgcgagggcgcgcaCGAAATGGAGATGCCTGTCTCTCCGGGCAGTGAACCCGATG CCGTTCCACCCGCAGGTGTTCGAaaggtcggcgacgggtTCGGCCGCAAGGCGGGTTCAGTCAAGACGGACCGcttcgaggaggaggaggacttGCGCTCGCAGACCACGACTGACGCGCCTGGTCCAGCTGTGTACGGCGACATCCGCTTGAAGGCCGAGGGCTGGtactcgcgctcgatgcGCACGATGGAGCGCAACGACCGCGGCGGGTTGCTTAATGGCGTCGACCTGAGCGAGTGA
- the NBP35 gene encoding uncharacterized protein (Component of the cytosolic iron-sulfur (Fe S) protein assembly (CIA) machinery. Required for maturation of extramitochondrial Fe-S proteins. The NBP35-CFD1 heterotetramer forms a Fe-S scaffold complex, mediating the de novo assembly of an Fe-S cluster and its transfer to target apoproteins) — MSPDGESTEARPVNGVNGSGEHANGTAKANGTANGANGNVNGNGAANSEEIPEDAPEHCPGPSSEQAGKADACDGCPNQAICAEGPKGPDPDLPAIRERMAGVRRKILVLSGKGGVGKSTFTAALGWALAADPDLQTGLMDVDICGPSIPLLTGLEKATIHTSAEGWSPAYAADNLAVMSIGFLLPSRADAVIWRGPRKNGLIKQFLKDVSWGELDYLVVDTPPGTSDEHLSVVQYLAESGVDGAVLVTTPQEVALQDVRKELDFCHKVGLPVLGLVENMSGFVCPKCHGESDIFVATTGGAEAMGKELGIEVLGKVPLDPRIGALCDQGESFLDAYPDSPATTAYLDIVQRIREKLGDA; from the exons ATGTCTCCAGATGGCGAATCGACAGAGGCTCGGCCAGTGAATGGCGTGaacggcagcggcgagcACGCGAATGGTACAGCCAAGGCGAACGGAACGGCGAATGGAGCGAATGGCAATGTGAACGGTAATGGAGCAGCCAACAGCGAGGAGATTCCTGAAGATGCGCCGGAGCACTGTCCT GGCCCTTCCTCCGAACAAGCAGGCAAGGCGGACGCCTGCGACGGCTGCCCGAATCAGGCGATCTGTGCTGAGGGACCCAAGGGTCCCGACCCCGACCTCCCAGCCATCCGGGAGCGTATGGCCGGCGTGCGACGCAAGATTCTCGTCCTGTCCGGCAAGGGTGGTGTGGGAAAGAGCACTTTCACTGCTGCCTTGGGATGGGCGCTGGCGGCAGATCCCGACCTCCAAACGGGCCTGATGGACGTGGACATCTGCGGACCCTCGATCCCCCTCCTGACGGGCTTGGAGAAGGCGACAATCCACACCTCGGCCGAGGGCTGGTCTCCAGCTTACGCAGccgacaacctcgccgtcatGTCTATTGggttcctcctcccctcgcGGGCAGACGCTGTGATCTGGCGCGGGCCCAGGAAGAACGGCCTCATCAAGCAGTTCCTCAAGGACGTATCGTGGGGCGAGCTGGACTATTTGGTCGTTGACACGCCGCCCGGCACGTCGGACGAACACCTTAGTGTTGTTCAATATCTCGCTGAGAGTGGAGTAGACGGGGCGGTGCTCGTTACGACGCCACAAGAAGTTGCGCTCCAGGACGTGCGCAAGGAGCTCGATTTCTGCCACAAGGTCGGGCTGCCTGTTCTAGGGCTCGTGGAGAACATGAGCGGATTTGTTTGTCCCAAATGTCATGGCGAGTCGGACATTTTCGTCGCGACGACAGGAGGCGCCGAAGCCATGGGCAAGGAACTTGGCATCGAGGTCCTCGGAAAGGTGCCGCTCGATCCCAGGATCGGCGCACTGTGCGACCAGGGAGAGAGCTTCCTCGATGCGTACCCCGACAGTCCGGCGACGACTGCGTACCTCGACATTGTGCAGCGTATCCGGGAGAAGCTGGGGGATGCGTAG